From a single Rosa rugosa chromosome 7, drRosRugo1.1, whole genome shotgun sequence genomic region:
- the LOC133723758 gene encoding probable cyclic nucleotide-gated ion channel 10: MEHNYSNDGASETRLSIQDWNHQDLEGKSKSLFKAYFISGRRYGPGDAIFVVSCAVGFFVDPFFFYIWNINDDIKCLSTDSRLRMLFLVLRSVVDFFYVAAYMRNCGRRNSSDTSWFIQLFRFIGAVDVTSPIPQVVLLSNGAFSVLSSASLMLLLVQYVLRISHIYEWVKHINIDTRIGRLVKGVLDFCPFILTAHLFGAMWYFLAIKRETRCWLKACQNVEGCYLATDHDFSCGRNGFKVNNITIVNRLCPTNPSNASALDFGIYLDVIKFGTTRTTNCGPKLLQCFSWGLRNLSSLGSNLEPSKHEWDNIFAIFISISGIILFLIYLNENLQVGVNFLYKMFSLDSSY; the protein is encoded by the exons ATGGAGCACAACTACTCCAACGATGGGGCATCGGAGACGAGGTTAAG TATTCAAGATTGGAATCATCAGGATTTGGAGGGGAAATCAAAGAGTCTTTTCAAAGCCTATTTCATTTCTGGTCGGAGATATGGTCCAGGGGATGCGATATTTGTAGTGTCCTGTGCTGTTGGTTTCTTTGTAGATCCTTTCTTCTTCTACATTTGGAACATCAACGACGATATCAAGTGTCTAAGCACAGATAGCAGGTTGAGGATGTTATTTCTTGTTTTACGATCTGTTGTAGATTTCTTCTATGTAGCGGCCTATATGCGAAATTGTGGCAGACGTAATTCCAGCGACACATCTTGGTTCATTCAACtatttcgctttatcggagctGTTGATGTTACTTCTCCCATCCCACAG GTAGTTTTGCTGTCCAATGGCGCATTTTCTGTTCTTTCGTCTGCTAGTCTAATGCTTTTACTTGTCCAATATGTTCTACGGATTAGTCACATCTACGAATGGGTCAAGCATATTAACATCGACACTCGTATAGGAAGATTGGTTAAAGGGGTATTGGATTTTTGTCCTTTCATCCTTACTGCTCAT TTATTCGGAGCCATGTGGTACTTTTTGGCTATTAAAAGAGAGACAAGGTGTTGGCTGAAAGCCTGTCAAAATGTTGAAGGATGTTATCTTGCAACTGATCATGATTTTTCCTGCGGCAGAAATGGGTTTAAAGTGAATAATATCACCATTGTAAACAGATTATGCCCTACAAATCCATCAAATGCATCGGCGTTGGACTTTGGTATATATCTTGATGTTATTAAGTTTGGTACAACGAGGACAACAAATTGCGGACCAAAGCTATTGCAATGCTTCTCATGGGGTTTGCGAAATTTGAG TTCTTTAGGTTCAAACCTGGAGCCGAGTAAGCATGAATGGGACAACATATTTGCGATTTTCATTTCTATAAGCGGCATAATACTATTTTTGATATATCTCAACGAAAATCTGCAGGTTGGTGTTAATTTTTTATACAAAATGTTCTCTCTAGACTCTAGTTATTAA
- the LOC133722854 gene encoding probable cyclic nucleotide-gated ion channel 10: protein MVNQLHIAIDKAPSVTYRQLAKKVSKKLKVNKKMQKISPNIDLWLSKNADVPKDMKTVIMKTVRYRVEENKDVDAENIVSILSPVHKRLIMRPLCLDFLKKTAILFERGNHSERCSSSGKLGTAWTYTTRTDHISGGSTSGPSIIDNLEKDDLYGAELLEWAFNFGSFSDLPISIRTVVSQERVEAFVIRAKDLKKIVPMFWWQFSRKLQLHDIEESLLRQLKYLAISSLLRHRKAMAKRGTGWDKVYSKLIKSD from the exons ATGGTAAACCAACTCCATATAGCCATAGATAAAGCTCCATCAGTT ACATATAGGCAGTTGGCAAAAAAGGTATCAAAGAAGCTTAAAGTCAACAAGAAGATGCAAAAGATATCTCCAAACATAGATTTGTGGTTGTCCAAAAATGCTGATGTCCCGAAGGATATGAAGACGGTGATCATGAAAACTGTACGATATAGAGTGGAAGAAAACAAAGATGTTGATGCGGAAAATATCGTCTCTATTCTCTCCCCAGTTCATAAAAGACTTATCATGCGCCCTCTTTGCCTGGATTTCCTAAAAAAA ACAGCTATATTATTCGAGAGGGGGAACCACTCGGAAAGATGTTCTTCATCAGGCAAGCTAGGCACCGCATGGACCTACACAACTCGTACTGATCACATCAGTGGTGGAAGTACAAGCGGTCCTTCGATCATCGACAACCTGGAGAAAGATGATCTCTATGGGGCAGAACTTCTAGAGTGGGCATTCAATTTTGGCTCCTTTTCGGACTTGCCCATTTCAATAAGAACTGTTGTGTCCCAAGAAAGAGTTGAAGCTTTTGTTATCAGGGCCAAAGATTTGAAGAAAATTGTCCCTATGTTCTGGTGGCAGTTTAGCAGGAAACTCCAACTCCATGACATAGAGGAATCTCTGTTGAGGCAGTTGAAGTATCTGGCAATTTCTTCCTTGTTACGCCACCGTAAAGCAATGGCAAAGAGAGGAACTGGCTGGGACAAAGTTTACAGCAAATTAATCAAAAGTGACTAA
- the LOC133723534 gene encoding uncharacterized protein LOC133723534 encodes MEDSELLNNNDTQARRLSLIDVSCEDDSLIDSFASDFKFSEGQDNRNLELFGGVAANKLEVVPENLELNDQVIQPSESLEPEVTKKRGKYNLRESIAWNSAFLTGPGVLDAEELSSMIEGDTSETRMLPGIQEEIYRSTDTSSTLESDTLTLESVEASLFEDVRASIQRSSNASKVVDESIKVGSGVTEDRSTCASKGVDFASQDKARPRLPSKKASIDVQKPGMLKRQASRCPQVSQSVSTSGEASKSLLKRPKVLGKPNCSSAALTKRASTGGPLVKIEKDNVNSTTGRGAPVSKAPLSSRIVPKPRPPSKTSSLGASPATKREVGSSSFDGSRSTASNNSSKSPFNFKRKTDSRTDITVNTPSSGSTSKTSPRIEPKNKNRSGNSLISSNMIPATKLLSSISPASSVSEWSSESSRASLDTISLKSGSVDFDAPLILDLQNYGKDLSSVGYETQATGLLRRSVVNASMERNGALPPNSKPSGLRLPSPKIGFFDGAKSAGSTPNGSKQPHPLVPSSSPKFGMGTVRLSGGQSKGNLGKLQPPRTVTKVGSKKPDTQQTAFSMKPTSSVPVQHSLNAAKKVLTPSRNSISSKVDSKVPAKSGIENQLKDEKSATEEHGIDIKEQENCFAEKKNGVALSKDTVNPELKGSPVKAAKVTPVDGESTSLCESISTSDADKIIFSEKVSKVAALELHNVKRDSHSLNAFKERKESQIEEQVHDLSSQVGAMDISAETQQMLFGESLEGSQFQQ; translated from the exons ATGGAAGATTCCGAGTTGCTCAACAACAACGACACCCAAGCCAGACGCCTCAGCCTCATCGACGTTTCCTGCGAGGATGATTCCCTCATCGACTCTTTCGCCTCAGACTTCAAGTTCTCAG AAGGCCAAGATAACAGAAACCTTGAGTTGTTTGGGGGTGTTGCTGCTAACAAGTTAGAGGTTGTTCCTGAAAACCTTGAGCTCAATGACCAAGTTATTCAACCGTCAGAGTCGCTGGAACCAGAAGTGACAAAGAAGAGGGGAAAGTATAACTTGCGCGAAAGTATAGCTTGGAATAGTGCTTTTCTCACCGGTCCAG GTGTTCTTGATGCCGAGGAGCTGTCTAGCATGATTGAAGGAGATACGAGTGAAACAAGGATGTTACCTGGGATTCAGGAAGAAATTTACAGGTCCACTGATACAAGCTCCACCTTAGAAAGTGACACTTTGACACTAGAAAGTGTTGAGGCCAGTTTGTTTGAAGATGTGAGAGCTTCAATCCAGAGATCAAGCAATGCATCAAAAGTAGTGGATGAAAGTATTAAAGTGGGTTCAGGAGTTACAGAAGACAGGAGTACCTGTG CTTCAAAGGGAGTGGATTTTGCTTCTCAAGATAAG GCGAGGCCTAGACTTCCTTCTAAGAAGGCAAGCATCGATGTACAAAAACCAGGGATGTTGAAAAGGCAGGCTTCTAGATGTCCGCAGGTCTCACAG TCTGTTTCCACAAGTGGAGAGGCAAGTAAATCTCTTTTGAAGCGACCAAAGGTATTAGGGAAGCCTAATTGTAGCTCAGCAGCATTAACCAAGAGAGCTTCTACGGGCGGTCCCCTTGTCAAAATTGAAAAGGATAATGTCAACAGCACAACTG GTAGAGGGGCTCCAGTGTCAAAAGCACCATTAAGTTCCCGAATTGTGCCTAAGCCCAGACCACCATCTAAGACTTCCTCCTTGGGTGCTTCTCCTGCAACCAAGAGAGAAGTAGGTTCTTCCTCATTTGATGGTTCTCGCAGTACTGCATCCAACAACAGTAGTAAATCTCCCTTCAACTTCAAAAGGAAAACTGATTCCAGGACTGATATTACTGTTAATACACCTTCCTCTGGTTCAACCTCCAAGACATCACCTCGAATTGAACCGAAAAATAAAAATCGGTCTGGGAACTCTCTTATCTCATCTAATATGATTCCTGCGACGAAGCTGCTCTCTAGTATATCACCTGCCAGTTCTGTCAGCGAATGGTCCTCAGAGTCATCAAGAGCTAGCCTCGACACGATCTCTCTTAAAAGTGGCTCTGTAGATTTTGATGCACCTCTGATTTTGGATTTGCAGAACTATGGTAAGGATCTAAGCTCAGTTGGATATGAGACTCAGGCAACTGGACTGCTCCGCAGATCTGTGGTGAACGCCTCTATGGAGAGAAATGGTGCACTTCCTCCAAATTCAAAACCTTCTGGACTGCGATTGCCATCACCAAAAATTGGCTTCTTTGATGGG GCGAAGTCAGCTGGATCCACTCCTAATGGAAGTAAGCAACCTCATCCTCTCGTTCCTAGTAGCTCGCCTAAATTTGGGATGGGAACTGTTAGGCTGAGTGGGGGCCAAAGCAAGGGAAATCTGGGAAAACTTCAACCTCCTAGAACTGTGACGAAGGTGGGCAGTAAAAAACCTGATACTCAACAGACGGCCTTTAGTATGAAACCTACATCTTCAGTACCAGTTCAGCATTCATTAAATGCTGCAAAGAAAGTCCTGACTCCTTCAAGGAACAGCATATCTTCCAAAGTTGATAGTAAAGTTCCTGCTAAATCTGGCATAGAAAATCAGTTGAAGGATGAGAAAAGTGCAACTGAAGAACATGGCATTGACATCAAGGAGCAAGAGAACTGTTTTGCAGAGAAGAAAAATGGTGTTGCTCTTTCAAAAGATACAGTGAATCCAGAACTGAAGGGTAGTCCTGTAAAGGCTGCAAAAGTGACTCCTGTTGATGGAGAGTCTACTAGTCTCTGTGAGTCAATCTCCACTTCTGATGCtgacaaaataattttttctgaGAAAGTGAGCAAAGTTGCAGCATTGGAACTACATAATGTGAAGCGCGATTCACATAGCCTGAATGCTTTTAAGGAGAGGAAAGAATCACAAATTGAAGAGCAGGTTCACGACTTGAGCAGTCAAGTTGGAGCTATGGACATAAGCGCAGAGACTCAGCAAATGCTTTTTGGTGAGTCTCTAGAGGGAAGTCAATTTCAGCAGTGA
- the LOC133722853 gene encoding uncharacterized protein LOC133722853, translated as MDALCNHELDLILNWVKGSDDRKSFSQVSKRLWAVERLNRSSIRLLELIRLPRLLDRFPNLVTFQTSLPLSNADLELLAQRCPKLEVIDLGIPALSFRKVAGTQGLCTLANRCPKLSKVLLRGRHMMSDGIVSFIPLADNLKHLDLGYIVLVFDKTLEAIGSSSCPITVLNLESCCHITDCGLRFLTNGSCSKTIKELVLANCHGITDSGVSLLQKMCALEELNLAHCHQVTDVGGVAISAIRTLKKLDFARGPRVTDWGPRVTDRTILALAENCLNLEMLDLSGNKFVTRVGIRAFLGHKCLQSLDLRYIRVYVSGSDLEDLALACPSLKSILVEGGWRKRLMGEMQESTVSRFVRFN; from the coding sequence atGGATGCCCTATGTAACCATGAACTAGACCTAATCTTGAACTGGGTTAAGGGCTCAGACGATAGAAAATCATTCTCTCAGGTCAGTAAGCGATTGTGGGCAGTGGAGCGTCTGAACCGATCATCCATTCGCCTTCTCGAACTCATTCGTCTCCCTCGATTACTTGATAGATTTCCAAACTTGGTCACATTCCAAACATCCCTGCCTCTAAGCAACGCTGACCTCGAATTATTAGCCCAAAGATGTCCCAAACTAGAGGTCATCGACCTTGGAATACCGGCATTGTCCTTCAGAAAAGTTGCTGGGACCCAAGGTCTATGCACACTAGCAAATAGGTGTCCCAAGTTATCCAAGGTTTTGCTTCGTGGGAGGCATATGAtgagtgatggaattgtgtcgTTCATACCTTTAGCGGATAACTTGAAGCACTTGGATTTGGGATACATTGTGTTGGTTTTTGACAAAACCCTTGAAGCAATTGGGTCATCAAGTTGTCCGATTACCGTTTTGAACTTGGAAAGCTGCTGCCATATTACGGATTGTGGATTGAGATTTTTGACAaatgggtcttgctcaaaaacCATAAAGGAATTGGTCCTTGCAAACTGTCATGGAATCACTGATTCTGGGGTCTCGCTCTTGCAGAAGATGTGTGCCTTGGAGGAGCTAAATTTGGCTCATTGTCACCAAGTCACTGACGTTGGAGGTGTGGCAATCTCCGCAATTCGAACCCTCAAGAAACTGGACTTTGCTAGGGGACCCAGAGTGACAGATTGGGGACCCAGAGTGACAGACCGCACCATTCTTGCTCTCGCGGAGAATTGCCTCAACTTGGAGATGCTTGATTTGAGTGGTAATAAATTCGTGACCAGAGTTGGTATTCGTGCATTTTTGGGTCACAAGTGCTTACAATCCCTTGATCTACGCTATATTCGGGTTTATGTTAGTGGATCTGATCTGGAAGACCTAGCGCTTGCATGCCCGTCATTGAAGTCTATACTAGTAGAGGGTGGATGGAGAAAAAGATTGATGGGTGAAATGCAAGAGAGCACTGTTAGCAGATTCGTGAGGTTCAATTAG
- the LOC133723533 gene encoding uncharacterized protein LOC133723533 codes for MARIRKHGANFSGEGGVESVDDSDAVVGEGLEEGGELVDGGGDSGGKVGPVDMEIDEKGGDGVTEGLEGTQFGGTDVNAASEKGSVSESKDGSKGVESSVFSDKDRGKDEILGECVEAEVVGAVEGNLSVSFEAKEDGTVEGKDELMRDDKEEEVAQVDEEERGREQNVERSQVGEKSAHATSSNVEHEATGSVGEIPQDIPAVEVKIAGIDESGHDGDLNASTGSQMVMSGGLENQTLEVNVGVKTGEDVLMPEYVSPAEVSVKSENGHNLIDMAIDLEPYAGKDGNVSDDSNVSGPSQPEFQAFDLVWGKIRSHPWWPGQICDPSASSKLAKKYFKKHSYLIAYFWDCTFAWNEAPQIKPFRENFSQMEKQSNMEEFQNAVACALDEVSRRVEFGLACSCISKEVYAKIKTQTIINAGIKEAACRRDGGDSSLGAASFVPLKLINFAKEAAKLPFGRADRLELVTSRAQLSSFYRWKGYSQLPEFNFLGGLLENDADISLLREKEQFNELREDALPVIKDEELEQKSKGKSSSLHKRKHISGDSSRPSKKGKNSSNVTAEKGLSTPMSKNGSERKADCKLVSQSSSKKRKAVDGAMSDDSAVKHSKSASSAGEDYVSLQNKQTFRVGDRICRVATLLNGSSPIFRHNAAPADAEVQDEGKEKSTSQKPQTEKLIDMEDPSPDEMLSQLCLAAMNPNKGYSMLISLMGCFSKFRNTICLEPPSPDEDQLPLGQIFGGKHSKKLTKTGKKSIKPRISEKSELELVKDSYSSDKMVKSQSENGELLLGAASDKDTCVVESQSSPDSEAVKPVLDNKNGELVCGTATSDKDTSTVELQASLELNPTLDSEQNIVCGDIESKAVNTAATSDKDTSTVELQATLELNPNLDSEQNIVCGDIDSKAVNPALDDENGALVREPISFAESSADPKSNPNLDFEQENTVGDTGAEAVKPALDNESGELVAGALSNKDASAEDSQASLEFNPNMDSALKFPDGDHDSEAVKPASPSESCEEDSPAALILNFSDLESLPSEASLNKIFSIFGPLNESQTELLKNTNRAKVVFRRRSDAQKAFSSAGKYSTFGPSLESYRLKYPLSPSKASPSLKVAKQGKMDASAEGDGARKH; via the coding sequence ATGGCTCGGATAAGAAAGCACGGGGCTAATTTCTCTGGGGAGGGAGGAGTTGAGAGCGTTGATGATAGTGATGCAGTAGTGGGTGAGGGTTTGGAAGAGGGAGGTGAATTGGTAGATGGAGGTGGTGATTCTGGAGGTAAAGTAGGACCTGTAGATATGGAGATTGATGAgaaaggtggagatggagtgACAGAGGGTTTGGAGGGGACTCAATTTGGGGGTACTGATGTGAATGCAGCAAGTGAGAAAGGGTCGGTTTCGGAATCGAAGGATGGTTCTAAGGGAGTTGAAAGTTCAGTCTTTAGTGACAAGGATAGGGGTAAAGATGAGATTTTGGGGGAATGCGTGGAAGCCGAAGTTGTGGGTGCTGTGGAAGGGAACCTTTCGGTTAGTTTCGAGGCGAAGGAGGATGGAACAGTTGAGGGAAAGGATGAATTGATGAGAGATGACAAAGAAGAGGAAGTTGCACAAGTAGatgaggaagagagaggaagagaacagAATGTGGAGCGTAGCCAGGTTGGAGAGAAGAGTGCCCATGCTACAAGTTCTAACGTGGAGCATGAGGCTACAGGGTCTGTTGGAGAAATACCGCAGGACATCCCAGCTGTGGAAGTGAAAATTGCTGGTATCGATGAGTCTGGGCATGATGGAGACCTGAATGCAAGCACTGGTTCCCAGATGGTTATGTCTGGTGGACTAGAAAATCAGACGTTGGAAGTTAATGTGGGAGTAAAGACCGGTGAAGATGTCTTGATGCCTGAATATGTTTCCCCAGCAGAGGTTTCTGTGAAATCTGAAAATGGGCATAATTTGATTGACATGGCTATTGATTTGGAACCGTATGCTGGAAAGGATGGGAATGTTTCAGATGATAGTAATGTTTCTGGTCCCTCACAACCAGAATTTCAAGCTTTTGATCTAGTATGGGGCAAAATTAGGAGCCATCCATGGTGGCCTGGGCAGATATGTGATCCTTCAGCTTCATCAAAACTTGCAAAGAAGTATTTTAAGAAGCACAGTTATCTGATAGCTTATTTTTGGGATTGTACATTTGCTTGGAATGAAGCACCACAAATTAAGCCCTTTAGGGAGAACTTTTCACAAATGGAAAAGCAGAGCAATATGGAGGAATTCCAAAATGCAGTTGCTTGTGCTCTGGATGAAGTCTCAAGGCGAGTAGAGTTTGGCTTGGCCTGTTCTTGCATTTCCAAAGAAGTTTATGCAAAGATCAAAACACAGACGATCATTAATGCTGGAATCAAGGAAGCAGCATGTAGAAGAGATGGTGGTGATAGTTCTCTGGGTGCTGCTTCTTTTGTACCCTTGAAACTCATTAACTTTGCAAAAGAAGCCGCCAAGTTGCCATTTGGCAGAGCTGACAGACTAGAACTTGTTACATCACGGGCCCAATTATCATCTTTCTATCGTTGGAAGGGTTATTCTCAGCTGCCAGAGTTCAATTTTCTTGGTGGGTTGCTGGAAAATGATGCCGACATTTCACTATTGAGAGAAAAGGAGCAATTTAATGAACTACGGGAAGATGCACTTCCAGTAATTAAGGATGAGGAATTGGAGCAGAAATCAAAAGGGAAAAGCTCCTCATTGCATAAGCGTAAGCACATATCAGGAGATAGTTCCCGTCCCAGTAAAAAAGGGAAAAACTCCTCAAATGTAACTGCTGAGAAGGGTTTGTCTACTCCCATGAGTAAGAATGGATCAGAAAGGAAAGCTGACTGTAAGTTGGTTTCACAATCCTCAAGTAAGAAACGAAAGGCAGTTGATGGAGCTATGTCTGATGACTCTGCGGTGAAACATAGTAAAAGCGCTTCATCGGCAGGGGAAGATTATGTTTCTTTACAGAATAAGCAGACTTTTAGAGTTGGAGATAGAATCTGCAGGGTTGCAACCCTACTAAATGGGTCAAGTCCAATATTCAGGCACAATGCAGCACCTGCAGATGCTGAAGTTCAGGATGAAGGCAAAGAGAAATCTACATCGCAGAAACCACAAACTGAAAAGCTGATTGACATGGAGGATCCTTCTCCTGATGAGATGCTGTCTCAGCTTTGCTTGGCTGCCATGAATCCCAATAAAGGGTACAGCATGTTGATTTCCTTGATGGGTTGCTTCTCAAAATTTAGGAATACTATATGCCTGGAACCTCCCAGTCCAGATGAGGATCAATTGCCTTTGGGACAAATATTTGGTGGCAAGCACAGTAAGAAATTAACCAAGACTGGGAAGAAATCAATCAAACCACGCATCTCTGAAAAATCTGAGTTGGAGCTGGTCAAAGACTCTTATTCTTCTGATAAGATGGTTAAAAGTCAAAGTGAAAATGGAGAGTTATTGCTTGGAGCTGCAAGCGATAAAGATACATGTGTTGTGGAGTCACAATCAAGTCCTGATTCGGAAGCAGTGAAGCCAGTTCTTGACAATAAAAATGGAGAATTGGTGTGTGGAACTGCTACAAGCGATAAGGATACTTCTACTGTTGAATTGCAAGCAAGTCTTGAGTTAAATCCCACTTTGGATTCTGAACAGAACATTGTTTGTGGAGATATTGAATCAAAAGCAGTGAACACAGCTGCTACAAGCGATAAGGATACTTCTACTGTTGAACTGCAAGCAACTCTCGAGTTAAATCCCAATTTGGATTCTGAACAGAACATTGTTTGTGGAGATATTGATTCAAAAGCAGTGAACCCAGCTCTGGATGATGAAAATGGAGCATTAGTACGTGAGCCCATCTCTTTTGCTGAGTCATCAGCAGATCCCAAGTCGAATCCCAATTTGGATTTTGAACAGGAAAATACAGTTGGAGATACTGGTGCGGAAGCAGTGAAGCCAGCTCTTGACAATGAAAGTGGAGAGTTGGTGGCTGGAGCTCTAAGTAATAAGGATGCTTCCGCTGAGGATTCACAAGCAAGTCTTGAGTTTAATCCCAATATGGATTCTGCACTGAAATTTCCTGATGGAGATCATGATTCAGAAGCAGTGAAGCCAGCTTCCCCAAGTGAGAGTTGTGAGGAAGATTCTCCCGCAGCTCTGATCTTGAACTTTTCAGACTTGGAGTCTCTTCCCTCAGAAGCAAGTCTAAACAAAATTTTTAGCATCTTCGGGCCTCTGAATGAATCGCAAACCGAATTGTTGAAGAATACTAACCGGGCCAAAGTGGTTTTCAGGCGGCGTTCTGATGCTCAAAAAGCTTTCAGCAGTGCCGGGAAATACAGTACCTTTGGACCTTCACTTGAAAGTTATCGCCTCAAGTATCCGCTATCACCAAGTAAAGCTTCTCCTTCTCTGAAGGTGGCAAAGCAAGGAAAAATGGATGCATCTGCAGAAGGTGATGGAGCTAGAAAACACTGA
- the LOC133722849 gene encoding uncharacterized protein LOC133722849, which produces MELCLSLADNLKHLNLELCKLVSNETLRAIGSSSSWISVLNLAGCVNITDCGLRFLTNGSCSKTIKELVLKGCHRITDSGVSLLQKMCVLEELNLTHCRRVTEVGGVAISAILTLKKLNFAWGPKVTDRTILALAENCLNLEMLNLRGNGFVTGVGVRAFLSHKRLQSLDLRYIRIHVSGSDLEDLVLACPSLKSILVEGGWRKRLLREMQESTLSRFVSN; this is translated from the coding sequence ATGGAATTGTGTCTTTCATTAGCGGATAACTTGAAGCATTTGAATTTGGAATTGTGTAAGCTGGTTTCTAATGAAACCCTTAGGGCAATTGGGTCCTCAAGTAGTTGGATTAGCGTTTTGAATTTGGCAGGCTGTGTGAATATCACGGATTGTGGATTGAGATTTTTGACAAACGGGTCTTGCTCAAAAACCATAAAGGAATTGGTCCTTAAGGGGTGTCATAGAATCACTGATTCTGGGGTCTCACTCTTGCAGAAGATGTGTGTCTTGGAGGAGCTAAATTTGACTCATTGTCGGCGAGTCACTGAAGTTGGAGGCGTGGCGATCTCCGCAATTCTAACCCTCAAGAAATTGAACTTTGCTTGGGGCCCCAAAGTCACAGACCGCACCATTCTCGCTCTCGCTGAGAATTGCCTCAACTTAGAGATGCTTAATTTGAGAGGTAATGGATTCGTGACTGGAGTTGGTGTTCGTGCATTTTTAAGTCACAAACGCTTACAATCCCTTGATCTACGCTACATTCGGATTCATGTTAGTGGATCTGATTTGGAAGACCTAGTGCTTGCATGCCCATCATTGAAGTCTATACTGGTAGAGGGTGGATGGAGAAAAAGGTTGTTGCGTGAGATGCAAGAAAGCACTCTTAGTAGATTCGTGAGCAATTAG